GTGCTGGCTTCCGTCTGGGCTCTGGGCAGGTGAGGCCAAGGGGCCCAAGAGTGAGGATCCCAGCCACTCTCAGAAAGATGCTAATGGCTTGCCATTTGTGAGGTTTGCTGTCAAATCCCAGAGAAAGCAAAAGCTCTTTGTTACCTTCCCACCCCTGCTGGCTGTTAAACATTTATAGACTTGGGGAGAGacaagagggggaagaaagaaaggaaagaaaactgccACCAGGGTAGGTAAACCAGTGTAAACACTGCAGTGCTAGGCTCTGAGGGCTTGGCTGATCCTTGGGGTTCTGAggctgtgtgcgtgcgtgtgtgcatgtgtgtgtgtgtgtgtgtatgtgtgtgtgtgtgtatgtgtgtgtgtgtgtatgtgtgtgtgtatgtatgtgtgtgtacacccatgtgtgcacccatgtgtgtgtatgtgtgtgccgtGTATGtcccatgtttgtgtgtgtggccatgtgtgtgtgcacacatgtgtatgtgtgttgtgtgtgtgtgccttgtgtgtatgcccatgtgtgcacccatgtctgtatgtgtgtgtatgcccaaatgtgcatccatgtgtatatgtatgtatcccatgtttgtgtgtgtggccatgtgtatgtgcgtgtgtacaagtgtgtaaatgtgtgtgccttgtgtgtcccatgtttgtgtatgtggccgtgtgtgtgtgtgtgtgtgtgtgtgtgtgtgtgtgtgtgtatgtgagaacaCGTGTGCAcatttcttctgcctcagcctccaagtgctggtATGCTGGGTACTACCACACCCCATGATGCGTGTCCATGCTGGACAGGTCTGGATTGCTCACAGCATCCTGAGGCATGTTCCAGTGTGGCTGGAATCTCTGTATGGGGCTGGTGTCTGGTTTGGTCACTTTGTAGAGAATGGGTTCTCAGAACATCATTGAACATGGATTTGATGCTTAATGGCTCCTACGTTAGACATCTGTGCTGTGCTACCTGCCGGGAAGTGGCAtgtgcatgcgcgtgcgcacacacacacacacacacacacacacacacagcagcagcagcagcagcagcagcagcagcagcagcagcagcagctcaagtTCAGACACACCTTCACCCGTGCACCATGTAAACCCCAGCCCTGCAGCCCAAACTAGAGAATGAAAGCGCCAAGGGACGCAGACGAGCTTTTCCTCTGTCCTGGTCTAAGCGAGTCTGTGGggcctggggtgggtggggacttTTCTTCTGCCGCTAGCCACTTAGCAGCAGAGCGAGGCTAGGTTCTGTTTCCCGCCCAGTCAGCAGAGTTCCGTCGTCACATGTCATGTTCCATGtcacctccacctccccccacctGCTCCGCAGAGGCTAATTAGGTTTGCGaaattgagtttgttttctccGCATAATACAGAAACCAAAGAGTCTCCTTTTAGcagggctgcagaaatggctcagtgcgaggacctgagtttggctcaGGCATGGCTACAcactcctgtaaccccagttcggttaggcagagacaggaggatggctggcTCTTGCTGGCCACCAGGCTGGCTCAAAGGtcggtgagagaccctgactcaaagggaataaggtagagagtgaggGGGCAGGacacctgacatcctcctctggctttcTGTACCtaggtgtgcacacatacacacatgtgcacaccctcCCCACACGTGTGCCCCCTCCTCTTTTAGACAACCCGTCCTGTGTCCACTTTGCCCTGTCTTTACTACCGAATCTCAGTGGTCACTGCTGCCTGGGGAGAAGGATTTTTGCAGGTTACTGTTGGAATGAACTAGAGCCTCCGACAGCCCCAGGGCTGCAGACACTAACCTAAGGCTCGCTCCTCTCCTACAGGATGCATTTCTGAGAGTGCTGCTCAGAGCTCTGGGAtgtatttgggatttttttttttggatgttacCCATCCAGTCACCCTCTCTACAGATGGTGCCCTCTGCCTTGTAGGTCAGGGGGTGACATTTTGGAGGAGTGCTGTCAGGGTCCCTCGTGATTTTCATGGGACACATGGGAATGCTGGCATTCCTCTGTCAAGGGCCTACCTTGTGCCAGCTCCCATCCAGGTGACAGAGGCTCAGTAGGACTTAGGAGAATTCTCATGGCATCTCTGGTCAGGAGACGGGCAGGCTCACTAATCAGTAGCTGATGTCACGATTACTTCGGTAGAACTGGGGGACATACAGGGTGTAGAGCAGGCACCCCTTGGGGGAGCGAGCTATTAAGGGACAGTGGCAGAGCTTGTGGGCCTGGGTGAATAGAGCTGCTGGGGCAGAGGGAATAGAAACTTCAGAGTCCTGAGGCCAGGAGGAAGTGGGTGCTTCCCCCAAACCTCACTTTGCCTGGAatccagagagaagagaagccaaGGGTGGGTAGAACAGACCCCATCCATGCTGGCCCAAATGAAGTCATTTGTTTTCATGCTAAGAGCAGCGATCAGCCCTTTGGGAGCCTTCATCTGGAACAGGGGCACCATCTGGGCATGTGGAGGTCAATTCAGCTAAGTTGGCATACCCTTCTTCTGTGGAGGTCCAGAGAAGGTACACAGAGACCAAAGATCACCAGAGGGCCCACCCCAGCTCCCCAGAGCAGGAGACCTATTCCTGGCTTGCAGGATATTGGGTATGATTCTTTTATTAATCCTCCAGGTCACTTTACAGATGTTTGTGGTGGGCTGTCAGTGGCAGGAACTGTGGTGGGCGTGAAGCAAACAATGTTGTCCCATAGCGGTCGTGAACCCAATGTGGAGTAGAACTACCAACGTCCATAAAGAGCCAGAGAGGAAAAGTTTTAAGACTTGTGGCTCGTATAGACCCTGCCAAAACTCTAAGCTCTCCTGCCTGTTACAGTGAAGAAGCAAACTCTAGGGATAAATAGACATGGCTGTGtaccaataaaactttatcaGCAGACGAAATGCCGGCCCTTGGGCGGGGGCTTCTCGCCTGGCCCTTATTTAGCAGGACAAGTTCactaaatacacatatatatcagatgtgtgtgtggggggatctGGTAGAGAGTGCAAAGGAGAGGTAGCAGGGCAGGGTTTGGAGATGATCTTTTGGGGTGCAGTCTATGGAGCTATTGTGAGAGCAGATACATGGAGTAAGGGAAACATTCctaagaagagagaagggagaagagggaagagctTCCTCAAGAACGCTGAGCAGGAAGTGTTTGAAAAGCGCTTAGTGGAGCTGTCTCTGAGCTGCTTGGGGGGGATACTGGACACAGGTGGAGTGGGGAGACAGGCTGGTTGCAGGGACAGACAGGACACATGATGACCAAGCCGAAAGACCAAAGGAAGCACGGAAGGACAGTTTCCAGAGTGGACATTGGTCAGAGGAGATTTGGGAAAACTGAGAGAGAATAGGGGGAAGGGGCTTTGCTCAGACAGACACGTGTACAGGGAATGCTGGTGCTGGTTTGTGTCTTGATAACAGAGAGGTCAGGATTTGCTGGCGGCTGGGATAGGAGCCAAGGCTGACTCATCACAGATGGAGAAGTGGGGCCTTGGAGAGAGTTGGTGTCAGGTGGTGGGAACTAGCGTCCCTTGGTGGCTCTGGAGAAATTCCCCAGTGAGGAATGTAAGGGGTTAGGCGTGCGGTTCAAGGGACAGAATGAGGTGACAGAGTAACAGTCTACTGGACTGACCCTCTTGTCTGTGGTGGGCCCTTGAGATGGGTCAGTAGAAACTCAAAATTGCCACTGCTGTTCCAAAGGTATTTAGGCCAATCTGTATTCCTGCCCTTAATGGTTGGGGGTTCTATAGCCATGATCCTGACTTTGGGGGGATCAAAGGGATCCTTTCAAGGAGTTCTGTGTCTGCTAATTTCGTGTCTTTGGGGGGACTCTTGTCCCCTCCTGGGCCATGTCTATGAAGGGACATGAGCAAGGAGGGGATCCTGGTTCTAGAAACGTGGGTGCAGACATCTCAAACGCAGACTCCGTGGACCCCAGATTCCGTGTTGTTCCTCTGTATCCGGAGACCACATCATACATGTGAAATGAGGTCACCTGTAGCCCTGGAGAGTTAAAAAATTCTAGTAATGGGGTCGTGACCCACACTGACGTGAAATAACCCCAGTTGGCAGGGAGGAGACCCAGAGGGTAAGATAACCCAGTTGAGGTACTTTTCCTTCACCCGGTGGTCTGTGGTCCTGTGAGCTATGGGAAATATCAAATCCACTTTAAGGTCTTTTCTTTGTGCCCATGTGCACAAGCATGTTGTTGCAGGCACATGTGTAtaccatgcatgtgcatatgtatgtgtgcgtatggagaccagaggttgatgtcgGGTGTCTCCCTCAAATGCACTCCACTTATCTTTtatgacagggtctctccctgaacctgtaGTTTGTTGAATTGGTTACAATATCTGGCCAACGAGCTTTGGGgaaccctgtctctgcctcctcctggacTTTTTTGtaggctctggggatcaaacttggttCCTCATATTCACGTGACAGTTTCCGGAccgaaccatctcttcagcccctaagaTTCCTTTCTGAGTGATTTTAGGCCTCAGCTTGGAGACCCTTAGGCCAGTTTATCTTCCACACTTCAGCTTGCTACAGGGCTCGTGTAGCCAATGCCTGTAGTTCTGGACTCTCTTGAGGGAATTTAGGACCAAGTGGCTTCACTTTACTTGTGGCAAGCTCAGGGTTTGGCATGGTGGGGTATTAAAACCAACCAGTGACAGGAGATCACGCCCACCCATGACTGTGACTCGGCTCCCCAGTTCTGTTTTAGAGGCTTAaagaccccctcccccttctctttccagaAGAACCGATCACACATAAGGCCATCAGCTCACCCTCCGGACTCGCATACCCGGATGATGTCCTGGACTATGGCCTCAAGCCATGCAACCCCCTCGCCAGTCTCTCTGGCGAGCCCCCTGGCCGGTTCGGAGAGCCGGATAGTATAGGGTTCCAGAACTTTCTGAGCCCGGCCAAGCCAGCAGGGGCTTCGGGCCCGAGCCCTCGGATCGAGATCACTCCATCCCACGAACTGATGCAGGCAGGGGGGGCCCTCCGTGGGAGAGACGCCGGCCTGTCCCCCGAGCAGCCGGCCCTGGCCCTGGCCGGCATGGCCGCCAGCCCGAGGTTCACACTGCCCGTGCCCGGCTTCGAGGGCTACCGCGAGCCGCTTTGCTTGAGCCCCGCTAGCAGCGGTTCCTCTGCCAGCTTCATTTCTGACACCTTCTCCCCCTACACCTCGCCCTGCGTCTCACCCAATAACGCCGGGCCCGACGACCTGTGTCCCCAGTTTCAAAACATCCCTGCTCATTATTCCCCCAGAACCTCTCCAATAATGTCACCTCGAACCAGCCTCGCCGAGGACAGCTGCCTGGGCCGACACTCGCCCGTGCCCCGTCCGGCATCCCGCTCCTCCTCACCCGGTGCCAAGCGGAGGCATTCGTGCGCAGAGGCCTCGGTTGCCCCTCTGCCCGCAGCCTCACCCCAGCGCTCCCGGAGCCCCTCGCCACAGCCCTCGCCTCACGTGGCACCCCAGGACGACGGCATCCCCGCTGGGTACCCCCCCACGGCCGGCTCTGCTGTTCTCATGGATGCCCTCAACAGCCTGGCCACTGACTCGCCCTGCGGGATCCCCTCCAAGATATGGAAGACCAGTCCTGATCCAACTCCTGTGTCCACTGCTCCATCCAAGACAGGCCTGGCCCGCCACATCTACCCTGCTGTGGAGTTCCTGGGGCCGTgtgagcaggaggagaggaggaattcCGCTCCAGAGTCCATCCTGCTGGTACCACCCACCTGGCCCAAGCAATTGGTGCCGGCCATTCCCATCTGCAGGTGAGTGGGACTTCAAGAGCTGTCCATGCCCGAGTGTGCCCTAAGAGCTGGTTTTCCCATTATTTACATGGATTTTGGTCACATAGATGACACTTACTGGCTATAAGTACCTGGGAAGGATGTTCACTTCCCCAagccttagtttcctcatctgtaaaatgggtactCTGGGTATCTCTGATACAGCAGGTGGTAGTGAGGATGTTATTGTACACTATGCATGATGGCTGTCCCCTAGGGCACATCATTTACTCCGTCACCCAGCAAGTATGATAAAGTCCATACTATGTGCTGGATTCCTTTAAAGGAGCAGATAGCTGTGAACTAGCCGAAACAGGCCCGTAAGCCTGCCTCTTTGGAGCAAACCTCGGTATGTAACACCTGCTTCCTCGTTCTAAGAGGAACTGTGTGTGAGGGCATCTGGTGCCTGCCTTTAGACTGTGCTTGGTGAGGAGGAAGCCCAAGAAACAACAAGTGGCACAGCTCAATCCTCAAATAGCATAAGAACCAGACGGGCCAAAGCAATGGGTGTGGCTCACAGCCTAGCGGCTTTGGGCTGTGTGAGGACTGAATGTGTGTCCTGACTCTGCCGCTCATTGCCTGTGTGAACGTGGGCATTGTGCCGCCCTCCTGTTGTTGCGCCTGAGACAGACGTTAGTAAACAATTACGGTTTTCTCATTGAGCACATTCACGACAgagcagacatcactaatcaatcaTGGCTCCCCTACCTCAACCCCTGCACTTGTGTGAGCACGTTTTTGGGTCTTTGTTCATTTCCGGTGAGATGAGAGGAATAGCGGTACCTACCTCTTACGGACTTTTGTTTTTCATCAAGAGCTAGGTAAAAGGACACAAGTCAGAGGCCTGGCTTAGAGCCTGTATGAAGTAAGAGCTCAGGAGCAGGGCAGCTCTCTTATGCTCTTACAGGGGGTCTTAGTTCCTTCCCCTGCTGCTGACTGAAACACCTCGACAGATACAAGTAAAGAAGCAAGACTCTATTCTGGCTCACAGATCCAACGTATGGTCCATCGTGCTGGGAACATCAGAGGCAGGAGCTTTTTaaacagtccaggatcccagcctaggggatggtgccTCTCATAGTGGGTGACTATTCCCACCTTAATTAATCTTGTCAGGATCACCCGGGCACACCTAGTGGT
The DNA window shown above is from Rattus rattus isolate New Zealand chromosome 5, Rrattus_CSIRO_v1, whole genome shotgun sequence and carries:
- the Nfatc2 gene encoding nuclear factor of activated T-cells, cytoplasmic 2 isoform X3; amino-acid sequence: MQRSALRRPGPRQPLRTMGSADREEPITHKAISSPSGLAYPDDVLDYGLKPCNPLASLSGEPPGRFGEPDSIGFQNFLSPAKPAGASGPSPRIEITPSHELMQAGGALRGRDAGLSPEQPALALAGMAASPRFTLPVPGFEGYREPLCLSPASSGSSASFISDTFSPYTSPCVSPNNAGPDDLCPQFQNIPAHYSPRTSPIMSPRTSLAEDSCLGRHSPVPRPASRSSSPGAKRRHSCAEASVAPLPAASPQRSRSPSPQPSPHVAPQDDGIPAGYPPTAGSAVLMDALNSLATDSPCGIPSKIWKTSPDPTPVSTAPSKTGLARHIYPAVEFLGPCEQEERRNSAPESILLVPPTWPKQLVPAIPICSIPVTASLPPLEWPLSNQSGSYELRIEVQPKPHHRAHYETEGSRGAVKAPTGGHPVVQLHGYMENKPLGLQIFIGTADERILKPHAFYQVHRITGKTVTTTSYEKIVGNTKVLEIPLEPKNNMRATIDCAGILKLRNADIELRKGETDIGRKNTRVRLVFRVHIPEPSGRIVSLQAASNPIECSQRSAHELPMVERQDMDSCLVYGGQQMILTGQNFTAESKVVFTEKTTGPAGTCETQPLPISLISADRLSPWLSRLQRNPPARSVFRCSVLLPAPGSSLVLLAL
- the Nfatc2 gene encoding nuclear factor of activated T-cells, cytoplasmic 2 isoform X2, with product MDAPEPQPDPDGGDGPGHEPGGSSQDELDFSILFDYDYLNPIEEEPITHKAISSPSGLAYPDDVLDYGLKPCNPLASLSGEPPGRFGEPDSIGFQNFLSPAKPAGASGPSPRIEITPSHELMQAGGALRGRDAGLSPEQPALALAGMAASPRFTLPVPGFEGYREPLCLSPASSGSSASFISDTFSPYTSPCVSPNNAGPDDLCPQFQNIPAHYSPRTSPIMSPRTSLAEDSCLGRHSPVPRPASRSSSPGAKRRHSCAEASVAPLPAASPQRSRSPSPQPSPHVAPQDDGIPAGYPPTAGSAVLMDALNSLATDSPCGIPSKIWKTSPDPTPVSTAPSKTGLARHIYPAVEFLGPCEQEERRNSAPESILLVPPTWPKQLVPAIPICSIPVTASLPPLEWPLSNQSGSYELRIEVQPKPHHRAHYETEGSRGAVKAPTGGHPVVQLHGYMENKPLGLQIFIGTADERILKPHAFYQVHRITGKTVTTTSYEKIVGNTKVLEIPLEPKNNMRATIDCAGILKLRNADIELRKGETDIGRKNTRVRLVFRVHIPEPSGRIVSLQAASNPIECSQRSAHELPMVERQDMDSCLVYGGQQMILTGQNFTAESKVVFTEKTTGPAGTCETQPLPISLISADRLSPWLSRLQRNPPARSVFRCSVLLPAPGSSLVLLAL